CTAaattaattacatttttttcaaaaacaaaataaatactTGAAACCCTTCTTAATGAGTGtcccgatttttttttttcactttatgTTTCAGAAAGGAAAAGTAACTTTTTTATGGTAAGCTTTATGTGTAAAGTTCCTATATATCTATCCATATAAGCAAaaggatgatttttttttttttgtttccagAAATTTGTATTGTAACCTTGCAATTAAAGCCACAATTTGATTCTCGAATTTCGAAGAAGTTGACGAAGTTAAACAGGACGTAGTTGTGCTCTCGAATCCGCAGTGTTGATCCAATAGAATTTTGAGAGATTTATCAACTATTTTGGTGTTTTAAATATACTCatccaaaagaaatttttatGTTTCAATGTTTAGaagattttttatttaaaatattctcGTTAAAGGAAACTATTATTTCTAGCATTATATCATAAAATTACTTTTTCACTCATGGAAATAGAACTCAGCAAATATTCGTTGCACCAGAGAATGACGAATCAAACCCTAAAAAATGGTTATGTATTTGTGCCCCTAACCACCTGTCATCTTGTTGTCTATTTGCAGGTCACTGACTGGGTAGCATATTATTCCAGGATCCTAAGCTTTTTCTCAGACATATACGAGGTGGAAAAGAAAGATGTACCTGAACATGTAGCTCGCTATAGCTTGTCCGATCCAGACACGATATTATTCTTCTACAAGGGAAGTGCAGTATATCGTCTCTCTACATCCGAAATTTTGACTACTATGAACTCTAAGGATTTCTTCGACACTACATTTGAAATCATGAGTAAGGTGCTTCAGCCGAGGAGGTGAAGGGCCGAGGGTTTCAGATATGTGCCTTTAATTTCCGGTCAGGATCATGCGCACCAGGTTGCCTGCTATAACTATTAGTGTGTTGTGGCACAACTCCAATAGGAGTTTGTGTGTAAAACGCAAATCTGTCTCTGTTTCTTGTCTTAGCCTTGCAGATTAAATAAACTGTCGGGATTACCCTGCAAACATATGGATTACGTTATAATATAAGATTAGTACTTGGTTTGATTTGTTGTTTGGTATGTACTTAGTGGCTTGTTGTTAAGGCCTGATCTGAAGTGGTAGCATATGAAAATGAAACGATTTCACACAATTTCATTACGCATTCTGTTCTTTTACCTGGAAGCGTGCTTGAGGACCCGGACCTGATCAAACTATAAGGTCATCTCCTTCCTGATCTCATACCAAAAGGATTTTGAACAAGAACAATTCAAGAAGTGGatctttctttaaaaattcaacAGTACGCGAGAACGATAAAAtacaatttatttatttttgggttaaatTTTGCATTCTAGCTAGtacttttacaaaaaaaaaaaaaaaaaaaaaaaagtgaaaccATTAATATTCACTGTTTTGAATTCTTCATGGATTTTTCAAAAGGTGATAATatctaaatatgaaattttcatgtCACGGCTGTGGTTCTGAGATGTAcaagttcttcatttttgtCTACAACATCTAACCCCTCTCTTGTTCCTTGCTCTTAGAACTTTTAACCAACACTGAATCACTTGATAACAAATCAACTTAGATggccatttttattttttttttggctggtAAAGGCCCTAATTCCTTGCCTTCCTAATGTGGTAGACATTGGCCGAAAGTGATAGtctccaaataaaaaaaaaagtggccATCGAAAGTTTAGTATGTGCGAAATGCATAATAAATGGGCtgttcttggttgctttaacttttgtaaatatatatatataaaagctAATCAATTAGGATTAATACGTAAATTTTgagttttagattttttttttttctacctAGTGACAAATCTAATACGCTTGTaccaaaaaaaatctaaaatctagATAAGAAGCAAATGAAAAcatcaaaaaaattcattttcaataTTAGGATATAGGAGATCATATCTAAGTGCTATCCTCTCAAAACTAGTGTTTTCAAACTCGGATTGTTCGACTCATTCGACTGTGAACGGGATAGGTGTCTAGTGCCAGTTTACTTTAAGAAGGTAATAGAAGAAAGCTAGGTTAAATCAAAACTCGCGACTCGATGAcaagaagtttttattttttcgtcgttatttatttttctctcacTTTCAGTAAATCACTTCATGTATCCATCCGAGTTTCATCTTTCAAACACGTACTAATTACAGATCCATAATCAACAATTGGGTATAAACCGAAATGGCAAGAAAGGAGAGGAAAGAAtagaaagaaatagaaaaacaaaacgAGAGAGATGGACTTCAAAGGAAGTCAAGAGATACAGAGAGTAAGAAATTCTAATCTTTATATgtttgtaaaataaaaaataaaatggagtAAGAGATATGATGTTGTCAAAATGGGAAGAGGAGGAGTTAGAGAACTGGAGAGAAAAAGGGTTGATGAATGACCGTGACCGCCGCGGAAAACATATAAACCCCTGGAAACTGTTTGAAAcgaagaaataaaaagataCTCTCATTTTACATTGATGTCCAAAATTTTTTAGTATTTCATTTTGGACccaaaaagttttaaaaaattgatAACGTGCTCTTCTaaactttttcttattttaatttgCAGCcttagttttcagttttttcacataaatattaataatttagTTCTATACTCACTGATTACACATTTGAAGTTTTCAAATTATCAAATTGGAGTTGAATACGAAGGCTTTGGATTAGACAATGTGCAtgaggaaaaaatagaaaactaaaACGAATATTTCTTCATTTAAATATAGAACTAATTGAACGTCTCATTGTCACCCAATTTTTGAATGCCTGTTTAACGGGTGAATCTTTGACCCGTGAGCTTTATGAGTCCGAGTTTAACAACAGAGTCTATTTTTACAATCTCTACAATAATTAAGTCTGTGTAGGTGTTAATTTGATAttaactttatttgtttctCAAATTTATCTTTATCTTTATTATCCATTAATCATTATCTCTATTAGCAACTGATATACAAATCTTATTCAACCAAAATGACCTTCCTTCAATTTTCATATTCTCCCTTACTAACAGTTTTTTTGCTTCCAATTATACATATTTCTCTATAATACACTTTTTATGACATATTAcataaaatagttatatttactTACATTATTTTTGTAATtcttttaattaaaaatattttttaacaaattgGACACGCATCAAGAGTACCTCGCTTTCCACCTCTTGTATAGCCTGCCCAAGGATCACTGAAATAAATGGGCTGAAATTGAGGATTCGGAGCGTCAGCCTAGGAGGCGAATCTTAGGCCTGTGACTACTAAAGTTTTCAGTCTTTTAAGTCTTAACCCACCCCAGGGCTTAGTAAAGCCCGGTCCATAGAGGCATTTGCCAGTTTTATCCATGTAGCCAGTTGAACTCTTCCACGTTAAAGGCCCAATACAGTCTCTGTCACACTATCATTCCCTCCCTTTCTATCTTCCTTGCTGAAATTCTGGAAATCATTTTCATTATTCCTAAAACCCAGAAATTCTGTCggtcaaaattaaaaaaaaaattcaacagcAGCATGATTAGTCCTTAAATTCACAAAACCCAGATGTTTAATTTCTACCACAATTACAAAGCAAACTTCACTGAGGCATTTCATCGAACACCTTTGCGGCATTTAATCATTACTAGCAATTTTGATCCTCCATTACAGATATGTCAGACTTGGATGGAATTGATTTGGACCCTGAGGACTTCACCTCCTCACTTCCCTTAAAAAAGGTCCCATACGGCGACGTTTATGAGGCTTCCAGGGCCGGGGACGTTGACCGGTTGAAGTACTTGTTGGAGTCCGGCGTCAACGTAAATGCTCGGGACCAATGGGATTCGGTGGCCCTTTACTACTCTTGCCTTGCGGGGCATTTGGATGCCGCTAGGATGCTTTTGGAAAGCGGGGCCATTTGCTCTGAGCACACGTTTGATGGCGATCGCTGTCACTATGCCGCGCTTAATCTTAAAGTTAGGAAGCTATTGAAAGCATTTGAAGCTCGCCCGCCTCCTTTGGGGCCTTTGCAGGCTGCATTGAGGGAGACCTTCTTGGGGTGTTGGGCTAATAAGGCTTATTTGGAGCAACTGGATGGCCAAGCTCAATTTCCCATTCCAGGTCTGATTTgaatgttttgtttttgttcttgCCCATTTGACTGATGTATAGTTCTTAGATTAAAAAGAGATTATGCtgtaaaagaaaggaaaatttaGTCGAGGAATTCAAAAGGACTGTTTTGTCTTTGAAAAAGCTTAATACTTTGGAGCAACAGCATATGAGAATACTTGTTTTTATGTGTAAATGTTAGAAAGATAAGTCCTAAAGTAGGAAAGGAAAGAGGACAAGTATTTGGGAGGCCAATATCCAtgtgaagaaatgaagaaaacttGTGAAAGCTGGAGTAACTAACAAATACCACACTGGGTTCTTTTTCCGTGTTGAGAAGATTGTGTAATCTTGAAAAACTTGAAATCGAGGTTAGGCTGTTGATTCAACACTGGtttgcaccatttgagtggttGAGAGCATTAGCTAAACGTTGTTATTGAATCTGGTGTTTGGCGAAAATCATAAATGTTCTACTTAAAGCCTGGAGTAAAATGACTTTTTGGTACGAATATTCAGCTTAAGATGCTCCAGTCGAATGTTTCTCATGGAGGGCATATAGTTAGGTGCAGAAGATTGTTATGCCCTGATGGCGTAGGGATTGAAAGAATTC
This portion of the Coffea eugenioides isolate CCC68of chromosome 11, Ceug_1.0, whole genome shotgun sequence genome encodes:
- the LOC113751665 gene encoding uncharacterized protein LOC113751665; the encoded protein is MSSVKSLDRAFKVDRAINNASKNFVIIRFVDRGYSDSGKVTDWVAYYSRILSFFSDIYEVEKKDVPEHVARYSLSDPDTILFFYKGSAVYRLSTSEILTTMNSKDFFDTTFEIMSKVLQPRR